A DNA window from Janibacter sp. A1S7 contains the following coding sequences:
- a CDS encoding cytochrome c oxidase subunit 4 gives MKTEIGFFAGIGVFFVAVGVLYGFWSGWVEPVGWVALNLCGGLGFMIAFFLWAVGRKLPARPEDNEHGEIEEQAGAYGAFSPYSWWPLWLALAGSLVFLGVAVAYWIAAMGMIMGVWAVCGWTFEYFKGDFAH, from the coding sequence ATGAAGACCGAAATCGGATTCTTTGCCGGCATCGGCGTCTTCTTCGTCGCAGTCGGGGTGCTCTACGGCTTCTGGAGCGGCTGGGTCGAGCCGGTGGGCTGGGTCGCGTTGAACCTCTGCGGCGGCCTCGGCTTCATGATCGCCTTCTTCCTCTGGGCAGTCGGCCGGAAGCTACCCGCTCGTCCCGAGGACAACGAGCACGGCGAGATCGAGGAGCAGGCAGGTGCCTACGGCGCCTTCTCGCCGTACTCCTGGTGGCCGCTGTGGCTGGCCCTGGCCGGCAGCTTGGTCTTCCTCGGCGTCGCGGTGGCGTACTGGATCGCTGCGATGGGGATGATCATGGGGGTGTGGGCCGTGTGCGGCTGGACCTTCGAGTACTTCAAGGGAGACTTTGCCCACTGA
- a CDS encoding L,D-transpeptidase — protein MKGTTPAATVVGLLVTAALVLTGCSSGSGSPDPNASSGASTSTSTTPPPAEIEVDPAGGSGDVMPDEKITVHVVRGDLDDVTVVGSGGDEIEGTVQGQTWTSGSRMKPSTEYTVTTTAEGPEGGATTDKTTFTTHDPDVTATYGIVYNGHTVGVGMPVSIQFDSAVTDEKYRRAIEQAVSVETSPRTEGSWGWLDNRQLMWRPKDFWTPGTSVTINAPITGYQTGEDKWVAEDASGSMTIGRRQMATVDIATHEMTVSRGGQTIKSFPVSSGKPGKETETRSGMKVVIGKQREMTMDSSTIGIDKGEKGYYKVDTDYNVRVTWTGEFVHSAPWSVGAQGSTNVSHGCVNMAPQNAKWFYKHSLAGDPVNFTGSDREFKPTEGIGVWQFSWAQWQQQSALA, from the coding sequence GTGAAGGGAACGACACCCGCAGCCACGGTCGTGGGCCTGCTCGTGACGGCCGCACTCGTCCTGACCGGCTGCTCCAGCGGCTCGGGCTCGCCGGACCCGAACGCCTCCTCGGGGGCATCCACATCCACGTCCACGACACCTCCCCCGGCCGAGATCGAGGTCGATCCGGCCGGTGGCTCCGGCGACGTCATGCCCGACGAGAAGATCACGGTGCACGTCGTACGAGGGGACCTCGACGACGTCACCGTCGTCGGGTCCGGAGGGGACGAGATCGAGGGGACGGTCCAGGGACAGACGTGGACCTCCGGTTCCCGGATGAAGCCCTCGACCGAGTACACGGTCACGACCACCGCAGAGGGTCCCGAGGGCGGCGCCACGACCGACAAGACCACGTTCACCACACACGACCCGGATGTGACCGCCACCTACGGGATCGTCTACAACGGGCACACCGTCGGCGTCGGGATGCCGGTGAGCATCCAGTTCGACTCCGCCGTCACCGACGAGAAGTACCGTCGAGCCATCGAGCAGGCCGTCTCGGTCGAGACCAGTCCGAGAACCGAGGGGTCGTGGGGTTGGTTGGACAACCGGCAGCTGATGTGGCGACCCAAGGACTTCTGGACGCCGGGCACGAGCGTGACGATCAATGCCCCGATCACCGGCTACCAGACCGGTGAGGACAAGTGGGTGGCCGAGGACGCCAGTGGCTCGATGACGATCGGACGCCGCCAGATGGCCACCGTCGACATCGCCACGCACGAGATGACCGTCTCCCGGGGCGGCCAGACGATCAAGAGCTTCCCCGTCAGCAGTGGCAAGCCGGGCAAGGAGACCGAGACCCGGTCGGGGATGAAGGTCGTCATCGGCAAGCAGCGCGAGATGACGATGGACTCCTCGACGATCGGGATCGACAAGGGCGAGAAGGGCTACTACAAGGTCGATACCGACTACAACGTGCGGGTGACCTGGACCGGGGAGTTCGTCCACTCCGCGCCCTGGTCCGTGGGTGCCCAGGGCAGTACCAACGTCTCACACGGATGCGTGAACATGGCCCCCCAGAACGCCAAGTGGTTCTACAAGCACTCGCTGGCCGGCGACCCGGTCAACTTCACGGGCTCGGACCGCGAGTTCAAGCCCACCGAGGGGATCGGGGTCTGGCAGTTCTCGTGGGCGCAGTGGCAGCAGCAGAGCGCTCTTGCCTGA
- the ctaD gene encoding cytochrome c oxidase subunit I has product MSTISGALSRNTSEAEVSEKTLARRERAGSQFFRMITSTDHKVIGNLYMVTSFVWFLLGGLMALVIRLELWAPGLQVVDNPEQFNEMFTMHGTIMLLLFATPAFAGFANALMPLQIGAPDVSFPRLNMFAYWLYLFGGIIAAAGLITPGGAAAFGWTAYAPLSDPTYSPGVGGDLWVWGLALAGFGTILGAVNFITTIITMRAPGMTMFRMPVFTWTVLITSVLILMAFPVLASALIGLGVDRRFGGQIFAADSGGALLWQHLFWFFGHPEVYILALPFFGVISEILPVFSRKPIFGYKTLVFATIAIAALSVSVWAHHMYGTGQVFLPFFAVMTMAISVPTGVKFFNWIGTMWGGKLSFDTPLIWALGFLSTFLFGGLTGIIMASPAMDFHITDTYFIVAHFHYVLFGTIVFSFFGGMYFWWPKWTGKMLGEFLGKVHFWLLFVGFHMTFLIQHWLGVEGMPRRYADYMPEDNFQLANQVSTVGSLILAVSFLPFFYNVWKTQVSAPLVEVDDPWGYGGSLEWATSCPPPRHNFTSIPPIRSERPTFDMNHPEYAPKALRARSTAATKEEVTR; this is encoded by the coding sequence ATGTCGACGATCTCCGGTGCACTGAGCCGGAACACGAGTGAGGCAGAGGTCTCCGAGAAGACCCTCGCCCGCCGTGAGAGGGCCGGAAGCCAGTTCTTCCGCATGATCACCTCGACCGACCACAAGGTCATCGGCAACCTCTACATGGTGACCAGCTTCGTGTGGTTCCTGCTCGGCGGACTGATGGCGCTGGTCATCCGGCTCGAGCTGTGGGCACCCGGGCTGCAGGTGGTGGACAACCCCGAGCAGTTCAACGAGATGTTCACGATGCACGGCACGATCATGCTGCTGCTGTTCGCGACCCCGGCCTTCGCCGGCTTCGCCAACGCGTTGATGCCGTTGCAGATCGGGGCGCCGGACGTCTCCTTCCCCCGGCTGAACATGTTCGCCTACTGGCTCTACCTCTTCGGCGGCATCATCGCCGCAGCCGGACTGATCACCCCCGGTGGTGCGGCGGCCTTCGGCTGGACCGCCTACGCGCCGCTGTCCGACCCGACCTACAGCCCCGGCGTCGGTGGCGACCTGTGGGTCTGGGGTCTGGCCCTGGCCGGATTCGGCACCATCCTCGGTGCGGTCAACTTCATCACCACGATCATCACCATGCGGGCACCCGGCATGACGATGTTCCGCATGCCGGTCTTCACCTGGACCGTGCTGATCACCTCGGTGCTGATCCTGATGGCCTTCCCGGTCCTGGCCTCGGCCCTCATCGGCCTCGGAGTGGACCGCCGCTTCGGTGGGCAGATCTTTGCCGCCGACAGCGGGGGCGCGCTGCTGTGGCAGCACCTCTTCTGGTTCTTCGGCCACCCGGAGGTCTACATCCTCGCCCTGCCGTTCTTCGGCGTGATCTCCGAGATCCTCCCCGTCTTCTCCCGCAAGCCGATCTTCGGGTACAAGACGCTCGTCTTCGCCACGATCGCCATCGCGGCCCTGTCGGTCTCCGTCTGGGCCCACCACATGTACGGCACCGGTCAGGTCTTCCTGCCCTTCTTCGCGGTCATGACGATGGCGATCTCCGTCCCGACAGGCGTGAAGTTCTTCAACTGGATCGGCACGATGTGGGGCGGCAAGCTCTCCTTCGACACACCGTTGATCTGGGCTTTGGGCTTCCTGTCGACCTTCCTCTTCGGTGGTCTGACCGGCATCATCATGGCCAGCCCGGCGATGGACTTCCACATCACCGACACGTACTTCATCGTCGCCCACTTCCACTACGTGCTCTTCGGCACGATCGTCTTCTCCTTCTTCGGAGGGATGTACTTCTGGTGGCCGAAGTGGACCGGCAAGATGCTGGGCGAGTTCCTGGGCAAGGTCCACTTCTGGTTGCTGTTCGTCGGCTTCCACATGACCTTCCTGATCCAGCACTGGCTGGGGGTGGAGGGCATGCCGCGCCGGTACGCGGACTACATGCCCGAGGACAACTTCCAGCTGGCGAACCAGGTCTCCACGGTCGGCTCGCTGATCCTGGCGGTCAGCTTCCTGCCCTTCTTCTACAACGTGTGGAAGACCCAGGTGAGCGCACCGCTGGTCGAGGTCGACGACCCGTGGGGCTACGGCGGAAGCCTCGAGTGGGCGACCTCCTGCCCGCCGCCGCGGCACAACTTCACGTCGATCCCGCCGATCCGCTCCGAGCGCCCGACCTTCGACATGAACCACCCCGAGTACGCACCCAAGGCGCTGCGGGCACGCTCCACCGCCGCCACCAAGGAAGAGGTCACCCGATGA